In Chryseobacterium camelliae, one DNA window encodes the following:
- a CDS encoding NTP transferase domain-containing protein: MTLSTLPSSTTLNGLVLAGGKSSRMGIPKDTMNWHGKEQRYAAADLLANWCHEVYISCRPDQKADIDPAYRALTDIFSDMGPLSGILSAFQFQKDAAWLVVACDMPLLDKASLAILVRYRNTARIATTYESPADGFPEPLVTIWEPESYPLLTDFIHSGNRSPRRFLMQNDVLILKPEHPNALINTNTPEEADQVREMLKKRNMDGI; the protein is encoded by the coding sequence ATGACTCTATCAACTCTTCCTTCTTCAACGACACTTAATGGTCTTGTCCTTGCCGGCGGAAAAAGCAGCCGGATGGGCATCCCAAAAGATACCATGAACTGGCATGGAAAGGAGCAGCGGTATGCTGCCGCAGATCTCCTGGCTAATTGGTGTCACGAGGTGTATATTTCCTGCCGGCCGGATCAGAAGGCTGATATTGATCCCGCTTATCGTGCATTAACCGATATTTTCTCTGATATGGGTCCTCTAAGTGGTATCCTGTCAGCTTTTCAGTTTCAAAAAGATGCGGCCTGGCTCGTTGTGGCCTGTGATATGCCCTTGTTGGATAAGGCATCACTGGCTATCCTAGTCAGGTACAGAAATACAGCCAGGATAGCCACGACGTATGAAAGCCCTGCCGATGGGTTTCCGGAACCCTTAGTTACCATCTGGGAACCTGAAAGCTATCCGCTTTTGACGGACTTTATACATTCCGGGAACAGATCGCCGAGAAGGTTTCTGATGCAGAATGACGTTTTAATCCTGAAACCAGAGCATCCGAATGCATTGATCAATACCAATACGCCTGAAGAGGCGGATCAGGTCAGGGAAATGCTGAAAAAGAGAAATATGGATGGGATATAG
- a CDS encoding acyl-CoA desaturase, with the protein MALFIFITIHWYASLFFQSVFHHRYAAHNLFTMSKFWERVFYLGCFITQGSSYISAYTYGLMHRLHHAHTDKPEDPHSPHNDPNPFLMMWTTRTNYFHLYIGKTDAPEKYKKNLPDWERFDRFAHNYITRILWIGVYVGIYALLATAWWQWLFLPATIIMGSLQGMAVNWWAHKFGYENYRMSNTSKNILPVDFLFWGEAYHNNHHKHPQRPNNASRWFEWDMGFQTMRVLEKLGIIRIKV; encoded by the coding sequence ATGGCACTATTCATTTTCATCACCATACACTGGTATGCGTCGCTGTTTTTCCAGTCGGTTTTCCATCACCGGTATGCGGCCCATAACCTTTTTACCATGTCGAAATTCTGGGAGCGGGTGTTTTACCTGGGTTGCTTCATCACCCAGGGCTCATCGTACATCAGCGCTTATACATACGGACTGATGCACCGGTTGCATCATGCCCACACCGATAAACCTGAAGATCCCCATTCCCCTCACAACGACCCGAATCCTTTCCTCATGATGTGGACAACACGGACCAACTATTTCCACTTGTATATCGGGAAAACCGATGCGCCCGAAAAGTATAAAAAGAACCTTCCGGATTGGGAACGCTTTGACCGTTTTGCCCACAATTATATTACCCGGATCCTTTGGATCGGTGTTTATGTAGGAATATATGCCTTACTGGCAACCGCATGGTGGCAATGGCTGTTCCTGCCGGCAACCATCATTATGGGATCACTGCAGGGAATGGCTGTCAACTGGTGGGCCCATAAATTCGGATACGAAAACTACCGCATGTCCAATACCTCTAAAAACATCCTTCCGGTAGACTTCCTTTTCTGGGGCGAAGCGTATCACAATAACCATCACAAGCATCCCCAAAGGCCGAACAATGCCTCCCGCTGGTTTGAATGGGACATGGGATTCCAGACGATGCGGGTGCTCGAGAAGTTGGGAATCATCAGGATTAAAGTATAA
- the fdhD gene encoding formate dehydrogenase accessory sulfurtransferase FdhD has protein sequence MKAGILENNSVQKIEIVKVKDSLSFPCTDDISVEEPLEIRVSYQSEFEKTTRNISVTMRTPGNDAELAVGFLFTEGIISDREQVKEVYHSQAVCSRTGENTVIVELTEGHIPKLMNTERNFYTTSSCGVCGKGSIESIRTVSTFRTLEKKQQTVTLKTLYQLSEKLRTFQNNFSATGGIHASGLFDLNGNLLALREDVGRHNALDKLIGNALMAGQLPLSNHILLLSGRASFELIQKAAMAGIYVVAAIGAPSSLAVDLAKEFDMTLLGFLRDTRFNVYHQSRHVEIKTD, from the coding sequence ATGAAAGCCGGTATCCTGGAGAACAATTCCGTACAGAAAATAGAGATTGTCAAAGTAAAAGACAGCCTGAGCTTTCCGTGTACCGATGATATTTCCGTAGAGGAACCCTTAGAAATCCGGGTATCTTATCAATCCGAATTTGAGAAAACCACCCGGAACATTTCTGTAACCATGCGTACGCCGGGAAATGATGCCGAGCTTGCAGTAGGATTTCTTTTTACTGAAGGCATTATCTCGGATCGGGAACAGGTGAAAGAGGTATATCATTCTCAGGCCGTATGTTCCAGGACCGGTGAAAATACGGTTATTGTCGAGCTAACAGAAGGCCATATTCCCAAACTGATGAACACCGAACGGAATTTTTACACTACTTCCAGCTGCGGTGTTTGCGGAAAAGGATCTATAGAGTCCATCAGGACAGTCAGTACTTTCCGGACTTTGGAAAAAAAACAGCAAACCGTAACACTAAAAACACTTTATCAGCTGTCTGAAAAACTCAGGACATTCCAGAATAATTTCAGTGCGACCGGCGGCATCCATGCTTCGGGACTATTTGATTTAAACGGGAATCTCCTGGCTTTGCGTGAGGATGTAGGACGGCATAATGCGTTAGATAAACTGATCGGGAATGCGCTCATGGCCGGACAGCTTCCTCTCAGCAACCATATTTTATTGCTCAGCGGAAGGGCAAGCTTTGAACTGATCCAGAAAGCTGCCATGGCAGGAATTTACGTGGTCGCTGCAATAGGAGCACCTTCCAGCCTGGCCGTTGACCTGGCTAAAGAATTTGACATGACTTTGCTCGGGTTCCTCCGGGATACCAGGTTCAATGTATACCATCAGAGCAGACATGTGGAGATAAAGACAGATTAG
- a CDS encoding DUF7009 family protein: MKIRIKDNSLRFRLTQSEVAELGKNGMISGSTEFPGRNFVYAIERTEDGNLSAVFTDNRMVLKMPAVMVEEWISTDTVGFNGQAGKISLLVEKDFVCLDNTLEDQSDNYPNPNAKC; encoded by the coding sequence ATGAAAATAAGAATTAAAGACAACAGCTTAAGATTCCGCCTCACACAGTCGGAGGTGGCAGAACTGGGCAAAAACGGAATGATTTCCGGATCTACGGAGTTTCCAGGCCGGAACTTTGTCTATGCGATTGAAAGAACGGAAGACGGAAATCTTTCTGCCGTCTTCACAGATAATCGCATGGTCCTTAAAATGCCGGCAGTTATGGTAGAGGAATGGATTTCAACCGATACCGTAGGCTTCAACGGACAGGCCGGAAAGATCAGCCTTTTAGTGGAAAAGGATTTTGTGTGTCTGGACAATACCCTGGAAGACCAGAGCGACAACTATCCGAATCCGAACGCAAAATGCTAA
- a CDS encoding ABC transporter ATP-binding protein, which produces MKRKTKRKNGISRLLEIAGSRKAALILSALLAVIHALLSLVPYVLTFYIIKELTQPNPDYLLMRSYIAYAVTAALISMLFLYLSGILSHIAAFNILFELRKYIAAKIGRLPMGYLTHRNSGALKKILSDDVERIENFIAHQIPDFVKGIALPVITISYLFSQDWRLAAISFVPLLILAVMIPRMYGGRNRQIIKDYHQSLEDMNSGIVEYVRAMPVMKIFGQSAETFDKYGTTVKRFNGFVAQWIKNSTPGFAIFVSFTSNAMLPVLALGLYLYFDHGISLATLLLFLILGTGYIKPLFVLSNMGMQLSVINHGVEQIDELLDQDCLEEQPLLQKPEHYHIEFRHVYFAYQDQKKVLENISFEIREKTITALVGPSGAGKTTVGQLLSRFWDIQEGGIYISGKDIREYPTPQLMNMISFVFQDSFMFQQSMYENIKMGMDKTREEVERAAKAAQIHDLIVNLPEGYDTLFGQSGVHLSGGEQQRFQLARALLKDAPILILDEATAFADPENEYKIQQAFSQLIKDKTVLIIAHRLSTITNADQILLFDKGKLSAKGKHAELLEHSDLYQRMWNAHIRARDFVI; this is translated from the coding sequence ATGAAAAGGAAAACAAAAAGAAAAAACGGGATAAGCCGCCTGCTGGAGATTGCCGGCAGCAGGAAGGCGGCACTCATATTGTCTGCGCTCCTCGCTGTTATACATGCATTGCTCAGCCTGGTCCCTTATGTGCTGACCTTCTATATTATAAAAGAACTTACCCAGCCAAACCCGGATTATCTTTTGATGAGGTCTTATATTGCCTATGCGGTAACTGCGGCTTTAATCAGCATGCTTTTCCTTTATCTGTCCGGAATTTTATCGCATATCGCCGCTTTTAACATCCTTTTTGAATTAAGGAAATACATTGCCGCCAAAATAGGAAGGCTGCCCATGGGATATCTTACCCACCGTAATTCAGGTGCTTTGAAGAAGATTCTTTCCGATGACGTAGAACGGATCGAAAATTTCATAGCCCACCAGATTCCGGATTTTGTAAAAGGTATTGCGCTTCCTGTTATCACGATATCTTACCTGTTCTCCCAGGACTGGCGCTTGGCAGCCATCAGCTTTGTACCGCTGCTCATACTTGCCGTTATGATCCCGCGGATGTATGGAGGCAGAAACAGGCAGATCATCAAGGATTACCACCAGTCATTGGAAGATATGAATTCCGGGATCGTAGAATATGTACGTGCGATGCCCGTCATGAAGATTTTCGGGCAGTCCGCAGAAACTTTTGACAAGTACGGGACCACGGTAAAACGTTTCAATGGCTTTGTAGCACAGTGGATAAAAAACAGCACACCGGGATTTGCCATATTCGTGAGTTTTACAAGCAACGCCATGTTGCCCGTCCTGGCACTTGGGTTATACCTGTACTTCGATCATGGGATTTCACTGGCCACGCTGCTGTTATTCTTGATTTTAGGAACTGGCTACATCAAACCGCTTTTTGTCCTGAGCAATATGGGCATGCAGCTGTCAGTCATCAACCACGGAGTAGAGCAGATTGATGAATTGCTTGATCAGGACTGCCTTGAAGAACAACCGCTGCTCCAGAAACCTGAACATTACCATATAGAGTTCCGCCATGTCTATTTTGCCTATCAGGATCAGAAAAAAGTACTGGAGAACATCAGTTTTGAGATCAGGGAAAAAACCATCACCGCCCTCGTAGGTCCTTCAGGCGCCGGGAAGACTACGGTAGGACAATTATTATCAAGATTCTGGGACATACAGGAAGGCGGAATCTATATTTCCGGAAAAGATATACGCGAATATCCCACTCCACAGCTGATGAATATGATCTCATTCGTATTTCAGGACAGTTTTATGTTCCAGCAGTCTATGTATGAAAACATTAAAATGGGGATGGATAAAACCCGGGAAGAAGTGGAACGTGCTGCAAAGGCCGCTCAGATACATGACCTGATTGTAAATCTGCCGGAAGGTTACGATACGCTGTTCGGGCAATCAGGAGTCCACCTGAGCGGAGGCGAACAGCAGCGTTTCCAGCTGGCCAGGGCCCTGCTGAAAGATGCACCAATCCTGATCCTGGATGAAGCCACCGCTTTTGCAGACCCCGAAAACGAATACAAGATCCAGCAGGCATTCAGCCAGCTTATCAAAGATAAAACGGTCCTGATCATTGCCCACCGGCTGAGTACTATTACCAATGCCGACCAAATCCTGCTGTTTGACAAAGGGAAATTGTCAGCCAAAGGCAAACATGCCGAACTCCTGGAGCACAGTGATCTCTATCAGAGGATGTGGAACGCCCACATAAGAGCCAGGGATTTTGTCATATAA
- a CDS encoding helix-turn-helix domain-containing protein has translation MNLRLYDKEPGRILLERDYSDYFFSAEENKDQITEHLISIDHFYGKGFYREIYFDGVHIGFGKANLADKVLLGFESDFETIEMHFALKGTKSAVSENFGGTVSFQSNLHNIIYANGMCGDMQWETNHISSCEINLSPKYFSRFLPQNSDLFEQFRKRMEKKQSGLLSTTHFGISEQMYRIINDIMRCRRDGIFKRMFLEAKVIELLMLQLEQASGNEAFQSSVRRRDADKIHTVKEFILQNLDASYSLIDLAHMAGTNEFTLKKGFKELFGTTVFSFWNDAKMEQAKHMLTDQDLNVGEVSQLMGYKNQRHFSAAFKRKYGVAPSHLRKR, from the coding sequence ATGAATTTACGTTTATATGACAAAGAACCCGGCCGTATTCTCCTGGAGAGGGACTATTCAGATTATTTTTTTTCAGCAGAAGAAAATAAAGACCAGATTACGGAACATTTAATATCTATCGATCATTTTTACGGCAAAGGATTTTACAGGGAAATTTATTTTGATGGCGTTCATATCGGTTTCGGTAAGGCCAATCTTGCGGATAAGGTATTGTTGGGTTTCGAAAGCGATTTTGAAACGATAGAAATGCATTTTGCCCTTAAAGGAACAAAAAGTGCTGTATCCGAAAACTTTGGCGGCACAGTCAGTTTTCAATCCAACCTCCACAATATCATCTATGCCAACGGAATGTGCGGAGACATGCAATGGGAAACTAACCATATCAGCTCGTGCGAGATCAACCTCAGCCCTAAGTACTTCAGCAGGTTCCTGCCGCAAAATTCCGATCTGTTTGAGCAGTTCCGCAAAAGGATGGAAAAAAAGCAATCAGGCCTGTTAAGCACAACCCATTTCGGGATCAGTGAGCAGATGTACCGGATTATCAATGACATTATGCGCTGCCGGAGAGACGGAATTTTCAAAAGGATGTTTCTTGAAGCAAAAGTCATTGAATTGCTGATGCTCCAGCTGGAGCAGGCTTCAGGTAATGAAGCATTTCAAAGTTCTGTCAGGAGGAGAGATGCGGATAAAATCCATACCGTGAAAGAATTTATTCTGCAGAATCTGGACGCTTCGTACTCGCTCATTGATCTTGCTCATATGGCAGGAACCAATGAGTTTACCCTTAAAAAAGGATTTAAGGAACTGTTCGGGACCACCGTTTTTTCATTTTGGAATGATGCTAAAATGGAACAGGCAAAACATATGCTGACGGATCAGGATCTGAATGTCGGTGAAGTTTCACAACTTATGGGATATAAAAACCAGCGGCATTTTTCAGCTGCTTTCAAAAGGAAATACGGTGTAGCGCCCAGCCATTTGAGGAAGCGGTAA
- a CDS encoding siderophore-interacting protein translates to MSTLNFKTIQAELRVSRKEFLTPHYVRIYLTGADIPLFANTTVGINNKILIPPKGTDRIYFPEFDYETMQWKPQPEETRPVVRTYTHRGIDTDTNEMWIDFVAHGDEGPASAWAIKAKTGDMLGVMMKDGKTELYTPAKNYLLLGDATAIPVLSAILEDLPETAQGICIIEVHGKEDEQKIETKADMQFIWLHNEHPEQGSRLAETAKGIMLPEKDRFAYVAAEFSTVKEIRNFLRKESNWQQKEVYAYSYWKSGVAEDKSAAERHIENEES, encoded by the coding sequence ATGAGCACTCTTAATTTTAAAACAATACAGGCTGAACTCAGGGTAAGCAGAAAAGAATTCTTGACGCCGCATTATGTGCGTATCTACCTCACCGGAGCAGACATACCGTTATTCGCCAATACCACTGTAGGAATCAATAACAAAATCCTGATCCCGCCTAAAGGTACTGACAGAATCTATTTCCCAGAATTTGATTATGAAACCATGCAGTGGAAACCACAGCCTGAAGAAACACGCCCTGTTGTACGCACCTATACCCACAGGGGAATCGATACGGACACCAATGAAATGTGGATTGATTTCGTTGCCCACGGTGATGAAGGGCCCGCCTCTGCCTGGGCAATCAAAGCAAAAACCGGCGACATGCTGGGCGTGATGATGAAAGACGGTAAAACGGAATTGTATACGCCGGCCAAAAACTATCTCCTGCTGGGTGATGCCACAGCGATACCGGTTCTGAGTGCCATACTGGAAGATCTGCCTGAAACCGCCCAGGGGATCTGCATCATTGAGGTACACGGGAAAGAGGATGAACAGAAAATTGAGACCAAGGCTGACATGCAGTTTATATGGCTGCATAATGAACATCCTGAACAAGGCAGCCGACTTGCAGAAACCGCAAAAGGGATCATGCTCCCGGAAAAAGACCGTTTTGCTTATGTGGCTGCCGAGTTTTCCACTGTGAAAGAAATCCGCAATTTCCTGCGCAAAGAGAGCAACTGGCAACAAAAGGAAGTCTATGCCTACTCCTACTGGAAATCCGGCGTGGCCGAAGACAAATCTGCAGCAGAAAGGCATATTGAGAATGAGGAAAGCTGA
- a CDS encoding efflux RND transporter periplasmic adaptor subunit — protein sequence MVKKSLMYVNLCLIFWCVSCQSEKKEKTEAATFNVTSPLVKDTLIDKEYVAQIRSINHIELRAQEKGYIQSIYVDEGQSVKKGQLLFKIMPNLYESDVNRARAEAKYAEIEYQNTKNLSDKNIVAPQEMAMAKARYDKAKAELASTDTHLKFTEIRAPFSGIVGKLHVRKGSLVDDGELITELSDNSKMWVYFNVPEAEYLNQMTDRKNELLHVRLKMANGKEFSQQGVVETIESDFDNETGNIAYRATFLNPNGLLRYGETGNILITSPYPNAVMIPQKATFEELEKKYVYVITKDNKVKAREIKVAAELPHIYVVASGLGKDDRILLDGLRLVQENQKINSRFQKPEKVMSNLDLYAE from the coding sequence ATGGTCAAGAAAAGTCTCATGTATGTAAACCTGTGCCTGATATTCTGGTGCGTAAGCTGTCAGTCTGAAAAGAAAGAAAAAACGGAGGCAGCAACATTTAACGTTACGAGCCCTCTGGTAAAAGACACCCTGATTGATAAAGAGTATGTGGCGCAAATCCGCTCCATCAACCACATTGAACTCCGTGCACAGGAGAAGGGCTACATCCAGTCGATCTATGTAGACGAGGGGCAGTCTGTAAAAAAAGGACAGCTGTTGTTTAAGATTATGCCCAATCTGTATGAATCTGATGTAAACCGGGCCAGGGCAGAAGCAAAATATGCCGAAATCGAATACCAGAACACCAAAAACCTTTCCGACAAAAATATTGTGGCACCCCAGGAAATGGCAATGGCCAAAGCGCGGTACGACAAAGCCAAAGCTGAACTGGCATCTACCGATACCCACCTGAAATTTACTGAAATCCGTGCCCCTTTTTCCGGAATCGTAGGAAAGCTGCACGTGCGCAAGGGAAGCCTTGTGGATGATGGGGAGCTGATTACCGAACTATCGGACAACAGCAAAATGTGGGTGTATTTCAATGTTCCGGAAGCGGAATACCTGAACCAGATGACGGACCGTAAAAACGAGCTGCTTCATGTACGCCTGAAAATGGCCAACGGAAAAGAATTCAGCCAGCAGGGTGTGGTGGAAACCATAGAATCCGATTTCGATAATGAAACCGGAAACATTGCCTACCGGGCCACTTTCCTGAACCCGAACGGACTCCTCAGATATGGGGAAACCGGAAATATCCTCATCACTTCTCCGTATCCCAATGCGGTAATGATCCCTCAGAAAGCGACTTTTGAGGAGCTGGAGAAAAAATATGTGTATGTGATTACCAAAGACAACAAAGTGAAAGCCCGCGAAATTAAAGTGGCTGCCGAGCTGCCGCATATTTATGTTGTGGCTTCGGGATTGGGTAAAGATGATAGAATTTTGCTGGACGGGCTGAGGCTGGTGCAGGAAAACCAGAAGATCAATTCCAGGTTCCAGAAGCCTGAAAAAGTAATGTCGAACCTGGATCTGTATGCCGAGTAA
- a CDS encoding FdhF/YdeP family oxidoreductase, with the protein MENNGLDKKTDQTYSQSPSAASPYKLLDLKLESPKKWAAGVPAVMHSLEQLVRDASVLRGGRALFSMNQFDGFDCPSCAWPDPDHDRSKIAEYCENGAKALAEEATSKTIGAEFFRDNSVYDLAKMTDYQISQLGRISEPMYLPKGGTHYQPVSWDEAFAKIAEKLNGLDSPDEAIFYTSGRTSNEATWVYQLFGREFGTNNFPDCSNMCHETSGYALTRSIGFGKGSVKLEDFYESDLIIIIGQNPGTNSPRMLSALTKGKKNGARIMAINPLPEAGLMGFKDPQKPLAAITKPFELSDLYLPVKINGDMALLKALQILVLEEEEKNPGKVIDYDFIHEKTAGFEALVEELKRYDLNFLAAECGIPVDQLREAAQMIAARKRIIVCWGMGITQQHNGVDMIYNIVNLLLMKGSIGIKGGGVCPVRGHSNVQGNRTLLVNHKPTEEQLDTLEKFYGFKVPRQGGYDVVKAIKAMHQEKVKFMFCMGGNLLSAAPDTTYTAEAMRKLDMSVMVSIKLNRGHLIHGKEALILPVISRSEKDIVNGELQHISTENSMGVVEWSRGVLEPVSEHLINETHVACRMAKAVLGERSVIDWDRFINSYDAIRDDISQCIPGFEHYNERVVQKGGFYLPNDPREGKFTSEHFPGKAAFSITPVPDNSLADDEYLMATTRTHDQFNTVVYGLDDRYRGIFNERRIVMMNEQDIEKAGLKEGDKVDLFNYDDGIERIAPLFIVVKYQIPQKSTMTYFPETNVLVSINNVVDGANMPASKYVRIKIRKHNPENYQKVDDHIVAATGTNPG; encoded by the coding sequence ATGGAAAATAACGGATTAGATAAGAAAACAGATCAGACTTACAGCCAGTCACCTTCGGCAGCATCCCCCTACAAACTACTCGACCTGAAGCTGGAATCCCCGAAAAAATGGGCGGCAGGTGTTCCGGCTGTCATGCATTCGCTGGAGCAGCTTGTACGCGATGCCTCTGTGCTCCGCGGTGGAAGGGCACTGTTCAGCATGAACCAGTTTGACGGTTTCGACTGTCCGAGCTGTGCCTGGCCGGACCCTGACCACGACCGTTCAAAGATTGCAGAATACTGCGAGAACGGAGCTAAGGCACTTGCCGAGGAAGCAACCTCCAAAACCATAGGAGCAGAATTCTTCAGGGATAACTCCGTATATGACCTGGCAAAAATGACGGATTACCAGATCAGCCAATTGGGAAGGATCTCGGAACCGATGTACCTTCCGAAAGGAGGAACCCATTATCAGCCCGTCAGCTGGGATGAAGCTTTTGCTAAAATTGCTGAAAAACTGAATGGTCTGGATTCTCCTGACGAAGCCATATTCTACACCTCTGGAAGGACCAGCAATGAAGCCACTTGGGTATACCAGTTATTCGGGCGGGAATTCGGGACCAATAATTTCCCTGATTGTTCCAATATGTGCCATGAAACCTCCGGATATGCCCTTACCAGAAGCATCGGATTCGGAAAAGGATCCGTAAAGCTCGAAGATTTTTATGAGTCCGATCTCATCATCATCATAGGACAGAATCCTGGGACCAACTCCCCGAGGATGCTTTCCGCGCTTACCAAAGGAAAGAAGAATGGTGCCCGGATCATGGCTATCAACCCGCTTCCGGAAGCCGGATTGATGGGCTTCAAAGATCCGCAGAAGCCTCTTGCCGCAATCACCAAACCGTTTGAACTGTCAGACCTGTATCTTCCGGTGAAAATCAACGGCGATATGGCTTTGCTGAAAGCTTTACAGATCCTGGTGCTGGAAGAGGAAGAGAAAAACCCGGGCAAGGTCATCGACTATGATTTCATCCATGAAAAAACGGCCGGATTTGAAGCATTAGTGGAAGAGCTTAAACGGTACGACCTTAATTTCCTTGCTGCTGAATGCGGTATTCCTGTTGACCAGCTGAGGGAGGCGGCGCAGATGATCGCAGCCAGAAAACGAATTATCGTTTGCTGGGGAATGGGCATTACACAGCAGCACAACGGGGTAGACATGATCTATAATATCGTCAACCTGCTTCTCATGAAAGGGAGCATAGGAATCAAGGGTGGCGGAGTCTGCCCGGTCCGGGGGCATAGCAATGTCCAGGGCAACAGGACATTACTGGTGAATCACAAGCCTACCGAAGAACAGTTGGACACCCTGGAGAAGTTTTATGGATTTAAAGTTCCCAGACAGGGGGGCTATGATGTCGTGAAGGCAATCAAGGCCATGCATCAAGAAAAAGTAAAATTTATGTTCTGCATGGGTGGCAACTTATTGTCGGCAGCACCGGATACCACGTACACGGCTGAAGCCATGCGTAAACTGGATATGTCGGTAATGGTTTCCATTAAACTGAACCGTGGCCATCTCATTCATGGCAAAGAAGCATTGATCCTTCCGGTTATTTCCAGGAGTGAGAAAGATATCGTCAATGGTGAGCTCCAGCACATCAGCACGGAGAATTCCATGGGGGTAGTGGAATGGTCAAGAGGGGTACTGGAACCCGTTTCAGAACACCTGATCAACGAAACTCACGTGGCGTGCCGCATGGCAAAAGCAGTATTGGGCGAACGTTCCGTCATTGACTGGGACCGCTTTATCAACAGCTATGATGCCATTCGCGATGATATTTCCCAATGCATCCCCGGATTTGAACACTACAATGAAAGGGTCGTACAGAAAGGAGGTTTTTATCTGCCGAACGATCCGCGGGAAGGAAAATTCACTAGCGAACATTTCCCGGGAAAAGCAGCATTCAGTATCACGCCGGTTCCGGACAACTCCCTGGCAGATGACGAATACCTGATGGCCACCACACGCACCCACGACCAGTTCAATACCGTAGTTTACGGCCTGGATGACCGCTACCGAGGGATTTTCAATGAACGGAGGATCGTGATGATGAATGAGCAGGACATCGAAAAAGCCGGTTTAAAAGAAGGCGATAAAGTAGATCTGTTCAACTATGATGACGGGATCGAACGTATTGCCCCGCTTTTTATCGTGGTCAAATATCAGATTCCACAAAAAAGTACCATGACCTATTTCCCTGAAACCAACGTCCTGGTCTCTATCAATAATGTCGTTGACGGAGCCAATATGCCCGCCTCCAAATATGTCCGCATCAAAATCCGGAAACATAATCCTGAAAATTATCAGAAGGTGGATGACCATATTGTGGCTGCTACGGGAACTAATCCGGGGTGA